In Nitrospira lenta, a single genomic region encodes these proteins:
- the rpsG gene encoding 30S ribosomal protein S7 has product MPRSKFLDQREVLPDVRYRDKLVGKFVNTLMSGGKKSTAERICYGAFDAIQEKTGNDPLKVFKAAIDNVKPIVEVKSRRVGGASYQVPVEIRPARRVSLALRWLAEYSRTRGGKSMRERLAAELMDASNNTGASVKKREDVHRMAEANKAFAHYRW; this is encoded by the coding sequence ATGCCAAGAAGTAAATTTCTGGATCAGCGCGAAGTTCTCCCTGATGTGCGGTATCGCGATAAGCTTGTCGGGAAATTTGTGAATACGCTGATGAGCGGTGGGAAGAAGAGCACGGCTGAGCGTATTTGCTACGGTGCCTTCGATGCGATTCAGGAGAAGACCGGGAATGATCCGTTGAAGGTGTTTAAGGCTGCCATTGATAACGTGAAGCCGATTGTTGAAGTGAAGTCGAGGCGTGTCGGTGGCGCGTCGTATCAGGTTCCTGTCGAGATCCGTCCGGCGAGGAGGGTTTCTTTGGCTCTTCGTTGGTTGGCTGAATATTCACGTACTCGCGGCGGGAAGAGCATGCGGGAGCGCTTGGCTGCTGAATTGATGGATGCGTCGAATAATACCGGCGCGTCTGTGAAGAAACGGGAAGACGTGCATCGGATGGCGGAAGCGAATAAAGCCTTCGCCCATTATCGCTGGTAG